From the genome of Streptomyces sp. NBC_01317, one region includes:
- a CDS encoding ABC transporter ATP-binding protein encodes MVRAEGLRRSYGTGENAVHALRGVSFTVGRGELVALKGRSGSGKTTLLNLIGGLDTPDDGSVTVDGVGLAGLNESGLLRLRRDRIGFVFQSFGLIPILTAAENVGIPLRIRESDPREREERVALLLSLVGLDGHAAQRPGELSGGQQQRVAIARALANRPALLIADEPTGQLDAETGMVVMNLIRAVVRSEGVTALVATHDAQWLGLADRVLELNDGDITEEHGPR; translated from the coding sequence ATGGTGCGGGCCGAGGGGCTGCGGCGCTCGTACGGCACCGGCGAGAACGCCGTACACGCCCTACGGGGCGTCTCGTTCACGGTCGGGCGCGGCGAACTGGTCGCGCTGAAAGGACGGTCGGGATCCGGGAAGACCACCCTGCTCAACCTGATCGGCGGTCTGGACACCCCGGACGACGGAAGTGTCACCGTCGACGGGGTGGGCCTGGCCGGCCTGAACGAGTCGGGGCTGCTGCGGCTGCGCCGGGACCGGATCGGTTTTGTGTTCCAGTCGTTCGGACTCATTCCGATCCTCACGGCGGCCGAGAACGTCGGCATCCCCCTGCGCATACGGGAGTCGGACCCGCGCGAGCGTGAGGAGCGGGTGGCGCTCCTGCTCTCGCTGGTCGGCCTCGACGGACACGCCGCCCAGCGGCCCGGCGAGCTGTCCGGCGGGCAGCAGCAGCGGGTCGCGATCGCCCGCGCGCTCGCCAACCGGCCGGCGCTGCTGATCGCCGACGAGCCGACGGGCCAACTCGACGCGGAGACGGGCATGGTGGTGATGAACCTGATCCGCGCGGTGGTACGGAGCGAGGGGGTGACGGCGCTGGTGGCCACGCACGACGCCCAGTGGCTGGGGCTGGCGGACCGCGTCCTGGAGCTGAACGACGGCGACATCACCGAGGAGCACGGCCCCCGGTGA
- a CDS encoding CoA-binding protein has translation MYGDDETIRHILTETGDTWAVVGLSNNEERAAYRVADKLRRIGKRVVPVHPKAETVRGEQGYASLAEIPFPVDVVNVFVNSDLAGEVADQAVALGAEAVWFQLGVTDEAAYDRTRAAGLRMVMDRSAGREITRLELL, from the coding sequence ATCTATGGCGATGATGAGACGATAAGACACATTCTTACCGAAACGGGGGACACCTGGGCCGTGGTCGGCCTGTCCAACAACGAGGAACGGGCAGCCTATCGGGTGGCCGACAAGCTGCGGCGCATCGGAAAGAGGGTGGTGCCCGTGCACCCCAAGGCCGAGACGGTGCGGGGCGAGCAGGGGTACGCCTCGCTCGCGGAGATCCCGTTCCCGGTGGACGTGGTGAACGTGTTCGTCAACTCCGACCTGGCGGGCGAGGTCGCCGACCAGGCGGTGGCGCTCGGGGCCGAGGCGGTCTGGTTCCAGCTGGGCGTCACGGACGAGGCCGCGTACGACAGGACGCGGGCGGCCGGACTGCGCATGGTGATGGACCGGTCGGCGGGACGGGAGATCACCCGGCTGGAACTGCTCTGA
- a CDS encoding sensor histidine kinase, giving the protein MIHLSRARAGAVVEAAGSFLLLITLAFEVAHHSLSVEFALCVAAGTSFLAAAVLSPEARRPWLAVIGAISYVIAVALLVRIVEAPLLNGLHLVPLTLIAFAAAIGRRSALRHRGLDREWIQARRDGEERERRHWARELHDDTLQELGAVQIVLTSASASDRPGAMKEAIDQARRLVGNQITSLRHLIAELRPVALDQLGLRPALEALCRSTSDNFGIDAELRVGARWDQLGAKLSPEAQAHVYRIVQEAVTNAVKHARPTRIRVDLDSDSHSLSTKVTDDGVGLTPAAAAALRAPPRTTVSGGMGVAAMRERADLLDAHLTVHSTPGEGTTVTLEVPIHGIGVRLHRR; this is encoded by the coding sequence ATGATCCATCTGTCACGGGCACGGGCCGGCGCGGTCGTCGAGGCGGCCGGTTCGTTCCTGCTCCTGATCACGCTCGCGTTCGAGGTCGCCCATCACTCGCTGAGCGTCGAATTCGCGCTCTGTGTCGCCGCCGGTACGTCCTTCCTGGCGGCCGCCGTACTGAGCCCCGAAGCCCGCCGGCCCTGGCTCGCGGTCATCGGCGCGATCTCGTACGTGATCGCCGTAGCCCTCCTGGTCCGTATCGTCGAGGCACCCCTGCTCAACGGTCTGCACCTCGTCCCCCTCACCCTGATCGCCTTCGCCGCGGCGATAGGACGCCGGTCCGCCCTGCGCCACCGCGGCCTCGACCGGGAGTGGATCCAGGCCCGCCGGGACGGGGAGGAGCGGGAACGACGGCACTGGGCGCGCGAACTGCACGACGACACACTCCAGGAACTGGGCGCCGTACAGATCGTGCTGACCTCGGCCTCCGCGAGCGACCGCCCCGGTGCCATGAAGGAAGCCATCGACCAGGCGCGGCGCCTGGTCGGCAACCAGATCACCTCGTTGCGCCATCTCATCGCCGAACTGCGCCCGGTCGCCCTCGACCAACTCGGCCTGCGCCCCGCGCTGGAGGCCTTGTGCCGGAGCACGTCGGACAACTTCGGCATCGACGCCGAACTGCGCGTGGGGGCGCGGTGGGACCAACTCGGCGCGAAACTGAGCCCCGAGGCGCAGGCCCACGTCTACCGCATCGTGCAGGAGGCGGTGACCAACGCCGTCAAGCACGCCCGGCCGACCCGGATCCGCGTCGACCTGGACAGCGACAGCCACTCCCTCTCCACGAAGGTCACGGACGACGGCGTCGGCCTGACGCCCGCCGCCGCGGCGGCCCTCCGGGCCCCGCCCCGTACGACCGTGTCCGGAGGCATGGGGGTGGCGGCCATGCGCGAGCGCGCCGACCTCCTGGACGCGCACCTCACGGTCCACTCGACACCCGGGGAAGGCACCACCGTCACCCTGGAGGTCCCGATCCACGGCATCGGCGTCAGGCTCCACCGCCGGTAG
- a CDS encoding nucleotide disphospho-sugar-binding domain-containing protein: MCRFRGRGLVGRISGRPSGTMSWSLGCDLLFWRGSTVVHHGGAGTTTAAARAGTRQVVVARMVDQSYGVGRATAAAKLLLDALTADEGRAAPAPAGSRAPTDRV, from the coding sequence GTGTGTCGGTTCAGGGGCCGTGGCCTCGTCGGGCGGATCTCGGGCAGGCCCAGCGGGACGATGTCCTGGTCGCTGGGCTGTGATCTCCTTTTTTGGCGCGGATCGACAGTTGTCCACCACGGCGGCGCGGGCACAACGACGGCCGCCGCCCGCGCCGGCACGCGCCAGGTCGTGGTGGCCCGGATGGTGGACCAGTCGTACGGGGTGGGCCGGGCGACGGCGGCGGCGAAGCTGCTGCTCGACGCACTGACGGCGGACGAAGGGCGTGCGGCCCCGGCCCCGGCGGGCTCCCGTGCGCCGACCGATCGGGTGTAG
- a CDS encoding response regulator transcription factor, which produces MDDVDRVTAGGPSPRLSVVLADDHLVVRAGMRLLLAQDPAFEIVAESATLPETFAAVARHHPSVLVLDLTLARQPSLRSIPDLLAASPRTRILVLTMQEDPAFAREALRAGATGYLLKEAAAEELLGAARQVGAGDTYVQPSLGARLAVTGPDVPGAGDDSALTAREVEVLSLLAQGHTNQEIAWHEHVSVRTVETHRARIREKLGAETKADLVTAARERGLLA; this is translated from the coding sequence ATGGACGACGTCGACCGCGTCACCGCTGGGGGCCCGTCGCCACGCCTGAGCGTGGTGCTCGCGGACGACCATCTCGTGGTCCGCGCGGGCATGCGGCTCCTCCTGGCCCAGGACCCCGCGTTCGAGATCGTCGCGGAGAGCGCCACCCTGCCGGAGACCTTCGCGGCCGTGGCCCGGCACCACCCCTCGGTCCTCGTCCTGGACCTGACCCTGGCGAGGCAGCCCAGCCTGCGGTCGATTCCCGACCTGCTGGCCGCCTCGCCCCGTACCCGCATCCTCGTCCTCACCATGCAGGAGGATCCCGCGTTCGCCCGCGAGGCGCTGCGGGCCGGGGCCACCGGCTACCTGCTGAAGGAGGCGGCCGCCGAGGAGCTGCTGGGGGCGGCCCGCCAGGTCGGCGCGGGGGACACGTACGTACAGCCCTCGCTGGGCGCCCGCCTGGCCGTCACCGGCCCCGACGTGCCCGGCGCGGGGGACGACAGCGCGCTGACGGCGCGCGAGGTGGAGGTGCTGTCCCTGCTCGCGCAGGGCCACACCAACCAGGAGATCGCCTGGCACGAGCACGTATCCGTACGGACGGTGGAGACGCACCGCGCCCGGATCCGGGAGAAGCTGGGCGCCGAGACCAAGGCCGACCTGGTCACCGCCGCACGTGAGCGCGGGCTGCTCGCATGA
- a CDS encoding EF-hand domain-containing protein has product MASTFQERKLRTMFAAFDTDSDGYLRGEDFRALVARWNRLPGVDPGTELRARVETLLMGWWAALLETGDTNGDGAIDMGELLALVDQLPAMVADVTATAETVFDAVDANGDGVISPEEHRRLVETWNGRPVDVTGVFELLDLNGDGHLSREEFALLWRQFWMSDDPADPGNLLCGRVPAPTDAA; this is encoded by the coding sequence ATGGCCAGTACGTTTCAGGAGCGCAAGCTCAGGACGATGTTCGCCGCGTTCGACACGGACAGCGACGGCTACCTGCGCGGAGAGGACTTCAGGGCGCTGGTCGCCCGCTGGAACCGCCTTCCCGGAGTGGACCCCGGGACGGAACTGCGCGCCCGGGTGGAGACGCTGCTGATGGGGTGGTGGGCGGCGCTGCTGGAAACCGGCGACACGAACGGGGACGGCGCGATCGACATGGGCGAACTGCTCGCCCTCGTGGACCAGTTGCCCGCCATGGTCGCGGATGTCACGGCGACGGCCGAGACCGTCTTCGACGCCGTGGACGCCAACGGCGACGGCGTGATCTCTCCCGAGGAACACCGCCGGCTGGTCGAGACCTGGAACGGCCGCCCCGTGGACGTGACGGGCGTCTTCGAACTCCTCGACCTGAACGGCGACGGACACCTCAGCCGCGAGGAATTCGCCCTGCTGTGGCGCCAGTTCTGGATGAGCGACGATCCGGCGGACCCGGGCAACCTGCTCTGCGGCCGGGTCCCCGCCCCCACGGACGCGGCCTAG
- a CDS encoding L-threonylcarbamoyladenylate synthase yields MAKYFDVHPENPQRRTISGVADNIRSGALIAYPTDSCYALGCQLGSRDGIDRIRSIRKLDDRHHFTLVCQNFAQLGQFVHIDNDVFRAIKAATPGSYTFILPATREVPRQLLHPKKKTVGVRIPDHVVAQALLAELGEPMLSSTLLLPDEEEPLTQGWEIKERLDHEVDIVIDSGDCGTEPTTVIDFSGDEMEIVRRGAGDTARFE; encoded by the coding sequence ATGGCGAAGTATTTCGATGTGCACCCAGAGAACCCCCAGCGACGCACGATCAGCGGTGTGGCGGACAACATCCGGTCCGGCGCGCTCATCGCGTACCCCACCGACTCCTGCTACGCCCTCGGATGCCAGCTGGGCAGCCGCGACGGTATCGACCGCATCCGGTCGATCAGGAAGCTCGACGATCGTCACCACTTCACGCTGGTGTGCCAGAACTTCGCGCAGCTGGGCCAGTTCGTGCACATCGACAACGACGTGTTCCGCGCGATCAAGGCCGCGACGCCCGGCAGTTACACCTTCATCCTGCCCGCGACGAGGGAAGTGCCGCGTCAGTTGCTGCACCCGAAGAAGAAGACGGTCGGGGTCCGGATCCCCGACCATGTCGTCGCCCAGGCCCTCCTCGCCGAACTGGGGGAGCCGATGCTGTCCAGCACCCTGCTCCTGCCCGACGAGGAGGAGCCGCTGACGCAGGGCTGGGAGATCAAGGAACGGCTCGACCATGAGGTGGACATCGTGATCGACTCGGGCGACTGCGGCACCGAGCCGACGACGGTCATCGACTTCTCGGGGGACGAGATGGAGATCGTACGGCGGGGGGCGGGCGACACGGCGCGGTTCGAGTAA
- a CDS encoding lipase family protein codes for MPPITPIDHSVTRYDLKHAYWLARAAELAYSDADAARDETAAWGFDRFRHFVSPHALPFPLEDTQAYVAGSDRMVVVAFRGTEPTQIKDWLSDTTTPPVPGPGGKGFVHFGFHQALASVYPEVRDTVTEFGADGQSVWFTGHSLGGALAMLAGTRLCLDRPRVVPHGIYTYGQPRTCDRLLAAAHNTALKNRTYRFVNNNDIVPQVPPEPVFTHVDAIRYFDANGELHDGMPLLTGLRDRAKGLTADLLAPTSDGIRDHFMGAYLKNLEKNLAKAPA; via the coding sequence GTGCCGCCCATCACCCCCATCGACCACTCCGTCACCCGGTACGACCTGAAGCACGCGTACTGGCTGGCCAGGGCCGCCGAGCTGGCGTACAGCGACGCCGACGCGGCGCGGGACGAGACGGCCGCCTGGGGGTTCGACCGGTTCCGGCACTTCGTGTCGCCACATGCCCTGCCCTTCCCGCTGGAGGACACACAGGCGTACGTGGCGGGCAGCGACCGGATGGTGGTGGTCGCGTTCCGGGGCACGGAGCCGACGCAGATCAAGGACTGGCTCTCCGACACCACCACCCCGCCCGTCCCCGGCCCCGGCGGCAAGGGCTTCGTGCACTTCGGCTTCCACCAGGCGCTCGCCTCGGTCTACCCCGAAGTACGTGACACCGTCACCGAGTTCGGCGCAGACGGGCAGAGCGTGTGGTTCACCGGGCACAGCCTCGGCGGCGCGCTGGCCATGCTGGCCGGAACCCGGCTGTGCCTCGACCGGCCCCGAGTCGTACCGCACGGCATCTACACGTACGGGCAGCCCCGTACCTGCGACCGCCTGCTGGCCGCCGCGCACAACACCGCGCTCAAGAACCGCACCTACCGGTTCGTCAACAACAACGACATCGTGCCCCAGGTCCCGCCGGAGCCGGTGTTCACCCACGTCGACGCCATCCGCTACTTCGACGCCAACGGCGAACTGCACGACGGGATGCCGCTGTTGACCGGGCTGCGCGACCGGGCCAAGGGCCTGACCGCCGACCTCCTGGCCCCCACCTCGGACGGTATCCGCGACCACTTCATGGGCGCCTACCTGAAGAACCTGGAGAAGAACCTTGCGAAGGCGCCCGCCTGA
- a CDS encoding DUF6232 family protein has product MSVKRRMLWIGAAALPLHNLTRVEAIKLRPDRNLVRFLMGLALVAVVYSVTGWTLVLFLLIVLAAFFIAALIKPERPVLVVETAGGSLVLVTLPSVDELRAIAGHIVHAIDHPEAEFTAYVHQLNNYNGPVFNQNGGQNTGIRL; this is encoded by the coding sequence ATTTCGGTCAAGCGCCGGATGCTCTGGATCGGCGCGGCGGCCCTGCCGCTGCACAACCTCACCCGGGTCGAGGCCATCAAGCTCCGGCCGGATCGGAACCTCGTCCGTTTCCTGATGGGGCTGGCGCTTGTCGCCGTCGTCTACTCGGTGACCGGCTGGACACTGGTTCTCTTCCTACTGATCGTTCTGGCCGCCTTCTTCATCGCGGCGCTGATCAAACCGGAGAGGCCGGTCCTGGTGGTGGAGACGGCAGGCGGCTCCTTGGTGCTCGTGACCTTGCCGAGCGTGGACGAGCTGCGGGCGATCGCCGGGCACATCGTCCACGCGATCGACCACCCGGAGGCCGAGTTCACGGCGTACGTGCACCAGTTGAACAACTACAACGGCCCCGTCTTCAACCAGAACGGCGGTCAGAACACGGGGATCAGGCTGTGA
- a CDS encoding maltokinase N-terminal cap-like domain-containing protein — MAIIHHVTLKPGKLELLAGWLPGQPWYIGKGDEAELAKVGGFRLDDPDGAVGIEFVVVTDWSGDEPVSYQVPLSYRDAPLDGADHALVGTTEHEVLGRRWVYDGTHDPVVVAQLLALVRGEAQAQDQSVSQTPDLTVTTFFGGSGELGAIRSTRVTDGPDGTRLLVRTADAATVGAQTRPDTELTVQLNRVLRPGEHDTAARTEQPLGYVSAEWLLPDGSTARDLFAVVDTRPSP; from the coding sequence ATGGCGATCATCCACCACGTCACACTGAAACCCGGCAAGCTGGAGTTGCTCGCCGGGTGGTTGCCCGGACAGCCGTGGTACATCGGCAAGGGCGACGAGGCGGAACTGGCCAAGGTGGGCGGTTTCCGGCTCGACGACCCGGACGGCGCGGTCGGCATCGAGTTCGTCGTGGTGACCGACTGGTCCGGCGACGAGCCGGTCTCGTACCAAGTCCCGCTCAGCTATCGCGATGCGCCGCTCGACGGTGCGGACCACGCGCTCGTCGGCACCACCGAGCACGAGGTGCTGGGGCGGCGGTGGGTCTACGACGGGACCCACGACCCGGTGGTGGTCGCCCAACTGCTCGCCCTTGTGCGGGGCGAGGCGCAGGCGCAGGACCAGAGCGTGAGCCAGACCCCCGACTTGACGGTCACCACCTTCTTCGGGGGGAGCGGTGAGCTGGGGGCGATCAGGTCCACGAGGGTGACGGACGGGCCGGACGGCACACGTCTTCTCGTACGGACCGCCGACGCGGCCACCGTTGGCGCACAGACCCGCCCGGACACCGAGCTGACCGTCCAGCTGAACCGCGTCCTGCGCCCCGGCGAGCACGACACGGCCGCCCGCACGGAACAACCGCTCGGGTACGTCTCCGCCGAATGGCTCCTCCCGGACGGCAGCACGGCACGCGATCTCTTCGCCGTCGTCGACACGCGGCCGTCGCCCTGA